In Shewanella sp. VB17, a single genomic region encodes these proteins:
- the cobA gene encoding uroporphyrinogen-III C-methyltransferase, translated as MDVVKLPGQQSGGKVWLVGAGPGDVELLTLKAYRILKSADVVLYDALVSNEIMALVPQHAEKIAVGKRAGKHSAAQGDINQLLVTKGFTRKNVVRLKGGDPFIFGRGGEELQSLVEAGLEFEVVPGITAASGTSAYAGIPLTHRDCAQGVSFITGHCQLASRPMDWQGYANPNNTLVIYMGILNAGVIKQGLMGAGRQSHTPVAIVSKATTVDQRRFIGTLGELDLLASDPELKMPALMIIGEVVELADSLHWFQPQNKMNIGSMNFTYEDRL; from the coding sequence ATGGACGTAGTAAAATTACCAGGTCAACAATCGGGTGGTAAAGTGTGGTTAGTTGGAGCTGGACCTGGGGATGTTGAGTTGCTTACTCTTAAGGCGTATAGGATTTTAAAAAGTGCTGATGTGGTGCTTTATGATGCACTTGTTAGTAATGAGATTATGGCACTTGTCCCACAACATGCTGAAAAGATTGCGGTAGGAAAACGCGCAGGAAAACACAGTGCTGCTCAAGGTGATATCAATCAATTATTGGTCACCAAAGGTTTTACACGTAAGAATGTGGTTCGATTAAAAGGCGGTGATCCTTTTATTTTTGGACGTGGTGGAGAAGAGCTACAAAGTCTGGTTGAAGCTGGCCTTGAATTTGAGGTCGTTCCGGGGATAACCGCTGCCAGTGGTACATCTGCTTATGCTGGGATCCCATTGACACATAGAGATTGCGCCCAAGGTGTTTCTTTTATTACCGGCCATTGTCAATTAGCGAGTCGACCTATGGATTGGCAAGGTTATGCAAATCCCAATAATACCTTGGTTATTTATATGGGGATCCTTAATGCTGGTGTGATCAAACAAGGCTTAATGGGCGCTGGACGGCAGAGTCATACGCCAGTGGCTATTGTTTCTAAAGCAACGACCGTTGATCAACGACGGTTTATTGGAACATTAGGGGAGCTTGATTTGTTAGCGTCTGATCCAGAGCTTAAAATGCCTGCTTTGATGATAATAGGTGAAGTTGTTGAGCTTGCCGATAGTTTGCATTGGTTCCAACCTCAAAATAAGATGAATATTGGGTCGATGAATTTTACATATGAAGATAGACTTTAG